Proteins encoded together in one Chitinophaga sp. LS1 window:
- a CDS encoding SH3 domain-containing protein produces MKQIVTAILLCTLMSSTRLLAATAPQQQEFEKANALFRQKQYTEAAGIYQRLVDEGFDQPELLINTGNAWYKANRTGLAVYSYEKALLADPFSKAAQHNLAIANQRVEGYVNELPQLFFQQWWTAIKYMHHPNGWATGAIIFCWLTVLGSILLLLRPTLQPTVVKSVTGVFGLLFAFYLFMGITTYVSATTHDNGIIMGNVVKVKSAPDQGSKDLFELHEGVKVQITDGTSEFCKIELPDGKTGWMSCGDIKKL; encoded by the coding sequence GTGAAACAGATCGTAACCGCTATACTTTTATGCACACTGATGAGCAGTACCCGCCTGCTGGCGGCAACCGCTCCACAACAGCAGGAATTTGAGAAAGCTAACGCCCTTTTCAGACAGAAACAATACACTGAAGCTGCCGGCATCTATCAGCGACTGGTAGATGAAGGTTTTGATCAGCCGGAGCTCCTCATCAACACAGGCAATGCCTGGTACAAAGCTAACCGTACCGGTCTGGCTGTGTACAGCTATGAAAAAGCCCTGCTCGCAGATCCATTCAGCAAAGCGGCTCAACACAACCTCGCCATTGCCAATCAGCGGGTGGAAGGGTATGTCAACGAATTGCCACAGCTGTTTTTCCAGCAATGGTGGACAGCTATCAAATATATGCATCACCCTAATGGCTGGGCTACCGGCGCCATTATCTTTTGCTGGCTCACGGTTTTAGGCAGCATCTTACTATTACTTCGTCCTACACTGCAGCCCACTGTTGTGAAGAGTGTGACAGGGGTATTCGGCCTGCTTTTCGCTTTCTACCTGTTCATGGGTATTACCACTTATGTCAGTGCCACAACGCATGACAATGGCATCATCATGGGGAATGTAGTAAAGGTGAAATCAGCTCCCGATCAGGGCAGTAAAGATCTGTTCGAACTACATGAAGGTGTAAAAGTGCAGATCACTGACGGTACCAGTGAATTTTGTAAGATAGAGCTGCCAGACGGAAAAACCGGCTGGATGTCTTGTGGAGATATCAAAAAACTATAA
- a CDS encoding LytR/AlgR family response regulator transcription factor: protein MRTIIVDDERLSRSVLKLLLEKHCPSVTVVAVCADGLSALEAINKYQPELLFLDVEMPGLNGFEVINACGHINTAIIVTTSHEEYALQAIRHNVVDFLMKPILRDDLQDAVDKALVRQAHLTEKGKSLTRSGNNLELLHQQLHPGERLGLPSPEGVRMILVKDILYCMADGINTRMHLLSAPAPAMVFRSLKEIENMLRNKGFFRVHHSYVVNLNYMERYLKGDGGEIIMNDGSCIPVSRHRKQDFMERIERL from the coding sequence ATGCGAACCATCATCGTTGATGACGAACGGCTGAGTCGGAGTGTACTAAAGCTATTATTAGAAAAACATTGCCCCTCTGTTACTGTCGTCGCCGTATGTGCGGATGGCCTTTCTGCGCTTGAAGCCATAAATAAATATCAACCTGAATTGCTTTTCCTGGATGTGGAAATGCCGGGCCTCAATGGTTTTGAGGTGATAAATGCCTGCGGCCATATAAATACCGCGATCATTGTCACCACTTCTCACGAAGAGTATGCCCTACAGGCAATCCGTCATAATGTAGTCGACTTTTTGATGAAACCTATCCTCAGGGATGATCTGCAGGACGCGGTGGACAAAGCGCTGGTGAGGCAGGCGCATCTTACAGAAAAGGGAAAGTCCCTTACCCGGTCAGGCAATAACTTGGAATTGCTACATCAGCAACTGCATCCTGGTGAAAGACTGGGATTGCCCAGCCCCGAAGGTGTGCGGATGATCCTGGTAAAAGATATTCTCTACTGCATGGCCGATGGGATCAATACCCGCATGCACCTGCTGTCTGCACCCGCACCTGCTATGGTTTTCCGTTCCCTCAAGGAAATAGAAAATATGCTGAGGAACAAAGGATTCTTCAGGGTACACCACAGCTATGTAGTCAATCTGAACTACATGGAACGTTACCTGAAAGGGGATGGCGGAGAAATTATCATGAATGATGGAAGCTGTATTCCTGTCTCCCGGCATAGGAAACAGGATTTCATGGAGCGAATCGAGCGGTTATAG
- a CDS encoding sensor histidine kinase, with protein MSFCFDLFNAAGWQYWLFFLLSLTLVFILFRSRESKLKKDVAKEISRQQAIIHLEMHAFQAQMNPHFIFNSLNAIHHYILTTSTDLASLYLTRFARLMRLIIRNCNKEWVNLEEDVEALELYLQLEQLRFGPQFDYQLEVLPSVSQQLTFVPPLLIQPYVQDVIWRRLLLRPGKGGMLNITIDRDGDTIAVCIEDNGVHHEAPDLDQQSYLNKGITIAVERLQVINEKYHIQAKIAEEEDLTGHRIKISMLHVNSRMMPAYGG; from the coding sequence GTGAGTTTTTGCTTTGATTTGTTCAATGCAGCGGGCTGGCAATATTGGCTGTTTTTTTTATTGAGCCTGACCCTGGTATTCATTCTGTTCCGAAGCCGGGAAAGTAAGCTGAAAAAGGATGTGGCAAAAGAAATAAGCAGGCAGCAGGCAATCATCCATCTTGAAATGCATGCATTTCAGGCACAGATGAACCCTCACTTTATTTTTAATAGCCTGAATGCTATACACCACTACATCCTGACTACCAGTACGGATCTTGCATCCCTGTACCTTACACGTTTTGCCCGCTTAATGCGGCTCATCATCCGTAACTGTAACAAAGAATGGGTGAACCTTGAAGAAGATGTGGAGGCACTGGAACTTTATCTGCAGCTGGAACAACTCCGGTTCGGCCCACAGTTCGACTACCAGCTGGAAGTCCTTCCTTCCGTGTCTCAGCAGCTTACTTTTGTCCCTCCCCTGCTTATACAGCCATATGTACAGGATGTCATCTGGCGCCGCCTGTTGTTAAGGCCGGGCAAAGGTGGTATGCTCAATATCACCATTGACCGCGATGGAGATACTATTGCTGTATGTATAGAAGATAATGGCGTACACCATGAAGCGCCCGACCTGGACCAACAGTCCTATCTGAACAAAGGAATTACCATTGCCGTAGAAAGATTGCAGGTGATCAATGAAAAATATCACATTCAGGCCAAAATAGCGGAAGAAGAAGATCTCACCGGCCATCGTATCAAAATCTCCATGCTCCATGTCAATAGCCGTATGATGCCAGCTTATGGGGGCTAA
- a CDS encoding response regulator transcription factor, whose amino-acid sequence MKEATKASILLVEDEENLQEALKLNLELEGYEVTAVDNGTAALKAVKNEYFDLIILDIMLPEMDGIAVCENIRIQNNEVPILFLSAKNSSADRVLGLKKGGDDYMTKPFNLEELLLRVEKLILKNKKIQDKDSVSNVYHFGDNQIDFAAQECIGKDGKHYELSKKETMLLKLLIENKGEVVTREKILQVVWGYNVYPTTRTIDNFILNFRKYFEEDSRNSRYFHSVRGVGYKFTE is encoded by the coding sequence ATGAAGGAAGCTACAAAAGCATCCATACTACTGGTAGAAGATGAAGAGAATCTTCAGGAAGCCCTCAAGCTGAACCTGGAGCTGGAAGGCTATGAAGTTACGGCTGTAGATAATGGAACCGCTGCTTTAAAGGCAGTGAAAAACGAGTATTTCGACCTGATCATACTGGATATAATGTTGCCGGAAATGGATGGCATCGCCGTGTGCGAAAACATCCGTATCCAAAACAATGAAGTGCCCATCCTCTTCCTCAGTGCCAAGAACAGTAGTGCAGACCGCGTATTGGGCCTGAAAAAAGGTGGCGACGACTACATGACCAAGCCTTTCAACCTGGAAGAGCTGCTGCTGCGTGTAGAAAAACTGATCTTAAAAAATAAGAAGATCCAGGATAAGGACTCCGTCTCGAATGTCTACCATTTCGGTGATAATCAAATTGATTTTGCTGCGCAGGAGTGCATCGGCAAAGATGGTAAACACTATGAGCTGAGCAAAAAAGAAACCATGCTCCTCAAGCTACTGATCGAAAATAAAGGTGAAGTTGTGACCAGAGAAAAGATCCTTCAGGTCGTATGGGGGTACAATGTATATCCTACCACCCGTACGATTGATAACTTTATCCTCAACTTCCGCAAGTACTTCGAAGAAGACAGCCGGAACTCAAGATATTTCCATTCAGTAAGAGGCGTAGGCTACAAGTTTACAGAATAG
- a CDS encoding sensor histidine kinase codes for MKKLLNKLQDGKAISVIYLFVLAYTILALVWWGVLLFMQSEQISRFEIQNLVLRTDSVAHPVEYQQELARIQTTEYRRTVMFIGEGIIFLAIILMGGFFVYRSIYKQMKLSQQQQNFMMAVTHELKSPIAAAKLNLETLRKHRLDEEKRLKLLDNTIRETNRLDQLCNNILLASQMESDRYKLFREDLNFSELLVNGVKEIKGRIATHSIQAHILPDVWLNGDKFMLQIALNNLVENAAKYAPKNTVIDVRLEENAGQLRLVVKDEGPGIPVDERERIFLKFYRIGNENTRKAKGSGLGLFLTRRIVQQHGGTIIVKDNVPAGAYFEITWPVYSVQTA; via the coding sequence ATGAAAAAGCTACTCAATAAACTACAGGACGGAAAAGCCATTTCCGTTATCTATCTGTTTGTACTTGCATATACGATCCTGGCACTCGTATGGTGGGGGGTACTCCTGTTTATGCAAAGCGAACAGATATCCCGCTTCGAAATCCAGAACCTGGTGCTGAGAACTGACAGTGTTGCACATCCGGTAGAATATCAACAGGAACTGGCACGGATACAAACTACAGAATACCGCCGTACTGTCATGTTTATCGGCGAGGGAATTATTTTTCTGGCCATTATTTTAATGGGTGGTTTCTTTGTATACCGCTCCATCTACAAGCAAATGAAGCTCTCACAGCAACAGCAGAACTTCATGATGGCCGTAACACACGAACTGAAATCCCCTATTGCTGCCGCCAAACTCAATCTGGAAACCCTTCGTAAACATAGACTGGATGAGGAAAAGCGGTTAAAACTACTGGACAATACCATTCGCGAAACCAATCGTCTTGATCAGCTGTGTAATAATATACTGCTGGCATCCCAAATGGAATCAGACCGTTATAAACTGTTCCGCGAAGACCTCAATTTTTCTGAATTGCTGGTCAATGGCGTAAAGGAAATCAAAGGTAGAATAGCCACACACTCCATACAGGCACATATTTTGCCTGATGTATGGCTGAATGGTGACAAGTTCATGCTGCAGATAGCGCTGAACAACCTCGTAGAGAATGCTGCTAAATATGCACCCAAAAATACGGTCATAGACGTACGGTTAGAGGAAAATGCCGGCCAGCTTAGGCTGGTAGTGAAAGATGAAGGACCAGGCATCCCAGTTGATGAACGGGAAAGGATCTTCCTTAAATTTTACCGCATAGGCAACGAAAATACCCGCAAAGCCAAAGGCTCCGGGTTGGGCCTCTTCCTTACCAGAAGGATCGTACAGCAACATGGAGGCACTATCATCGTAAAAGATAATGTACCTGCCGGAGCATATTTTGAAATCACATGGCCGGTATATTCCGTACAAACGGCGTAA
- a CDS encoding gliding motility lipoprotein GldH, whose protein sequence is MNKFFRMMAVGMLLVAASCEPMKMDTYEKNLEIPGHEWAYNYKPAFEVTLQPADTAYLYNIYVNIRHKDAYPYSNIYLLIDTRFPGEQPIPQRVELPLADMTGKWLGSGLDDIYEHQIPIQQHAILNKPGVYKFTFEQNMRQNPLPDIMNVGLRVEKAGLRTNEKATQ, encoded by the coding sequence ATGAATAAATTCTTCCGGATGATGGCTGTAGGAATGTTGCTGGTAGCAGCTTCCTGCGAGCCCATGAAGATGGACACCTATGAAAAGAACCTGGAGATCCCGGGGCATGAATGGGCCTACAACTATAAGCCAGCATTTGAGGTCACCCTGCAACCGGCAGATACAGCCTATTTGTATAACATCTATGTGAATATCCGTCACAAGGATGCATACCCCTATAGCAATATTTACCTGCTGATCGATACCCGGTTTCCGGGCGAACAACCAATACCACAAAGGGTAGAACTGCCCCTTGCTGATATGACCGGTAAATGGCTGGGTAGTGGGCTGGACGATATTTATGAACACCAGATCCCCATTCAGCAACATGCGATACTGAATAAACCAGGTGTTTATAAGTTTACCTTTGAACAAAACATGCGGCAAAATCCGCTTCCGGATATCATGAATGTTGGCTTACGGGTGGAGAAAGCCGGTTTACGGACCAATGAAAAAGCTACTCAATAA
- a CDS encoding YicC/YloC family endoribonuclease — protein MLKSMTGFGRAEITRGETTIVVEIKSLNGKQFEVNLKISPLLKPYEFDIRNQLQQTLVRGTLDASVNIRQNGANRPVVINTDLAKFYHQSITTLADELNLPKEDMLNVLMKLPEVVSPANEQISEEEWQEVETALKQAISDLDAHRLDEGSVLAADLLTRIENIENYTIKVRELDPQRKDRVRTRLESLLAEYVGKENIDENRLEQELIFYLEKLDISEELVRLENHCRYFKEILKEAEPSKGKKLGFVLQEVGREINTTGSKANDANIQQWVVLMKDELEKAKEQVLNVL, from the coding sequence ATGCTGAAATCAATGACCGGCTTCGGAAGGGCTGAAATCACCCGGGGAGAGACAACAATAGTGGTAGAAATTAAATCACTGAATGGAAAACAGTTTGAAGTAAACCTGAAAATTTCCCCGTTGTTAAAGCCCTACGAGTTTGATATACGCAACCAGCTGCAACAAACGTTAGTACGTGGAACGCTGGATGCCAGTGTTAATATCAGACAAAACGGTGCAAACCGTCCGGTGGTCATTAATACAGATCTGGCAAAGTTCTATCATCAGTCTATCACCACACTGGCCGATGAACTGAATTTGCCTAAAGAAGATATGCTCAATGTGCTGATGAAGCTTCCAGAAGTGGTGAGCCCTGCTAATGAGCAGATCTCTGAAGAAGAGTGGCAGGAAGTCGAAACAGCACTGAAACAGGCTATTTCCGACCTCGATGCCCATCGCCTGGACGAAGGTTCTGTGCTGGCAGCGGACCTGCTCACACGTATAGAGAACATTGAAAACTACACCATCAAGGTAAGAGAACTGGATCCGCAGCGTAAAGACAGGGTAAGAACCAGACTCGAATCTCTGCTGGCAGAATATGTAGGTAAAGAAAACATAGACGAGAATCGCCTGGAACAGGAACTTATATTTTATTTAGAAAAACTGGACATCTCTGAAGAACTGGTAAGACTGGAAAACCACTGCCGTTACTTCAAAGAAATCCTGAAAGAAGCAGAACCTTCCAAAGGTAAAAAACTGGGATTCGTATTACAGGAAGTAGGCCGTGAAATTAATACGACCGGTTCCAAAGCTAATGATGCCAACATCCAGCAATGGGTAGTGCTCATGAAAGATGAGCTGGAAAAAGCGAAAGAGCAGGTGCTGAATGTGCTGTAA
- a CDS encoding pseudouridine synthase yields the protein MAFNYYIIYKPFQVLTRFGKEEGKASLGDFFKVPPDVYPVGRLDYDSEGLLVLTNDKALNHRLLDPKFAHEREYWVQVDGAVTDTAVQQLRQGVPINIDGKMYKTRPCKATLFPEDPEVPDRNPPIRFRKSIPAPWIKLSLKEGKNRQVRKMTAAVGFPTLRLIRYRIGKATIAGLLPGDIREYSQQELYDLLFKA from the coding sequence ATGGCATTTAATTATTATATAATATATAAACCTTTCCAGGTACTTACCCGTTTCGGCAAAGAAGAAGGGAAAGCCAGCCTGGGAGATTTTTTTAAAGTTCCCCCGGATGTTTACCCGGTGGGACGTTTAGATTACGACAGTGAAGGCCTCCTGGTGCTGACCAATGACAAGGCCCTCAATCACCGCCTTCTGGATCCGAAATTTGCACATGAAAGGGAATACTGGGTACAGGTAGATGGAGCTGTGACCGACACTGCTGTACAACAGTTGCGTCAGGGGGTACCTATCAATATTGATGGTAAAATGTACAAAACCCGCCCCTGTAAGGCCACCCTTTTTCCGGAAGATCCGGAGGTCCCTGACCGCAACCCTCCTATCCGTTTCCGTAAGAGCATTCCCGCCCCATGGATAAAATTGTCCCTGAAGGAAGGAAAAAACAGGCAGGTCAGGAAAATGACCGCTGCCGTTGGCTTCCCAACGTTGAGACTTATACGTTACCGGATAGGTAAGGCTACTATAGCCGGTTTGCTGCCGGGCGACATCAGGGAATACAGCCAGCAGGAGCTCTATGACCTGCTCTTTAAAGCCTGA
- a CDS encoding Crp/Fnr family transcriptional regulator encodes MNCQDRFGSILFKAEKCNLEEIDAAKVCSTYKKGEVVFQEGTYPFGIYCVNTGKIKLSHSGDDGREQIVRLAKPGDIIGYKALLSAERYTASAIALDDSSVCFIPKDLFMSILQKDANLSFEMMRIIASELRKAETKITHLAQKPVRERLAETLLFIKETYGVEQDGTTLNVRLSREEIANLVGTATESAIRLLSEFKKDGLIELQGKKIRLLNQEEITKTANLQD; translated from the coding sequence ATGAACTGTCAGGATCGCTTTGGATCAATATTATTCAAAGCTGAAAAGTGCAATCTGGAAGAGATAGACGCCGCCAAAGTATGCTCCACCTACAAAAAAGGAGAAGTAGTATTCCAGGAAGGCACCTATCCTTTCGGCATTTACTGCGTAAATACCGGCAAAATTAAGCTCTCTCATTCAGGAGATGATGGCCGCGAACAGATCGTCAGGTTGGCTAAGCCAGGTGACATCATCGGCTACAAGGCACTTCTGTCTGCGGAAAGGTACACCGCTTCTGCTATTGCACTGGACGATTCTTCCGTGTGCTTTATTCCCAAAGACCTTTTCATGAGCATCCTGCAAAAAGATGCTAACCTCTCTTTCGAGATGATGCGCATCATTGCCAGCGAACTCCGTAAGGCCGAGACCAAGATCACCCACCTGGCTCAGAAGCCGGTGCGGGAAAGACTGGCCGAAACGCTCCTTTTCATCAAGGAAACTTATGGCGTAGAGCAGGATGGCACCACCCTGAATGTGCGCCTGAGCCGTGAAGAGATTGCCAACCTGGTAGGCACAGCCACAGAATCAGCCATCCGCCTGCTTTCCGAATTCAAAAAAGACGGTCTGATTGAGCTGCAGGGCAAGAAAATCCGCCTGCTCAACCAGGAAGAAATCACCAAAACCGCCAACCTGCAGGACTAA
- a CDS encoding heavy metal translocating P-type ATPase: MATFTAVPGIEVECEHCGEACADTTIIIGDKIFCCQGCKLVYELLNENDLCEYYNLNNKPGLAQRIPVRKDKFAFLDDNKIQQQLIQYRDDDHTHITFYIPHIHCSSCLWLLENLHKLDSGVESVTVNFTRKETRIVYQQSQTTLRRIAEILTSIGYEPYISLQDMQKKKPRVQRDLIYRLGVAGFAFGNIMLLSFPEYFGNYGYSDAKMNEIFRILNVTLSLPVFFYSAQVFFKSAWSGLKTGFLNIDAPIVLAIVVTFVRSLVDVFSGSGSGYFDSMTGIVFFMLIGRILQDKTYQGLSFDRDYTSYFPLAITIIKDGQEVPTALPDIKVNDTLLIHDNELIPADGILVRGTALVDYSFVTGESVPVSKSIGEIVYAGGKQLEGNIEILTIKEVAQSYLTSLWNRDELKQKVTRQESFIHLVARNFTWLLLAIAALSALYWWKFDHTRIWPAATSILIVACPCTLLLAASFTNGHILRILSRHKLYLRNAGAIERLAGITDIVFDKTGTLTGNKDIPVTWHGPALSRAQIMSIASVAAQSTHPLSKLISAFYHNIPRVPVSGFKTTTGMGVSGYIQEDAILLGNASFTGTRTAAMHNDGSIVYVAINEQPLGYFLIGNQYREGISTLLQSLRTKGYSLSLLSGDNDREAGYLKSLMGEDATLRFTQQPQDKLNYILDLQTKGRRVLMIGDGLNDAGALKQSDVGISLTEDSNNFTPASDGILEAGQLTRLPKFIRICIANKRIIVISFVISLIYNVIGLSFAVQGILSPLTAAILMPANSISMILLSYGLSEWADRR; encoded by the coding sequence ATGGCTACATTTACCGCCGTCCCTGGGATAGAAGTGGAGTGTGAACATTGCGGGGAGGCCTGTGCTGACACTACTATCATTATTGGGGATAAGATCTTTTGTTGTCAGGGATGTAAACTAGTGTACGAACTGCTCAATGAGAATGACCTTTGTGAATACTATAACTTAAATAATAAACCCGGACTTGCTCAAAGGATACCTGTGAGGAAGGACAAATTTGCCTTTCTTGACGATAATAAAATCCAGCAGCAACTGATCCAATACAGGGATGACGATCATACGCACATCACTTTTTACATTCCACATATTCACTGCAGCTCCTGCCTCTGGTTGCTGGAGAACCTGCACAAGCTGGATAGCGGGGTTGAAAGCGTAACGGTAAACTTTACCCGCAAGGAAACGCGTATTGTATACCAGCAGTCGCAGACGACCCTTCGCCGCATTGCTGAAATACTGACCAGCATTGGCTATGAGCCCTATATCAGCCTGCAGGACATGCAGAAAAAGAAACCCCGTGTACAGCGGGACCTGATTTACCGGCTAGGGGTAGCCGGGTTTGCCTTTGGTAATATCATGCTGCTCAGTTTTCCAGAGTACTTTGGTAACTATGGTTATTCCGATGCGAAAATGAATGAGATTTTCAGAATACTGAATGTGACACTGTCACTGCCCGTATTCTTTTATAGTGCTCAGGTATTTTTCAAATCGGCGTGGAGTGGCCTCAAGACAGGTTTTCTGAACATTGATGCTCCCATCGTACTCGCCATCGTTGTCACCTTTGTACGCAGCCTAGTCGATGTGTTTTCAGGCTCTGGCTCCGGTTATTTCGACTCAATGACCGGTATCGTATTTTTCATGCTGATCGGCAGAATTCTGCAGGACAAGACTTACCAGGGATTATCTTTCGACAGGGATTATACCTCTTATTTCCCGTTAGCCATTACAATTATAAAAGATGGTCAGGAAGTGCCTACTGCACTTCCTGACATCAAAGTAAATGATACCTTACTCATTCACGACAATGAGCTGATACCAGCAGATGGTATCCTGGTACGCGGTACAGCCCTCGTAGATTATAGCTTTGTAACCGGAGAGTCGGTGCCGGTAAGCAAATCGATAGGTGAGATCGTGTATGCAGGAGGTAAACAGTTAGAAGGAAACATTGAGATCCTGACGATCAAGGAAGTGGCGCAAAGTTACCTGACCAGTCTCTGGAACAGGGATGAACTGAAGCAGAAAGTGACCCGTCAGGAGTCATTCATTCACCTGGTAGCGCGTAACTTCACCTGGTTGCTGCTGGCAATCGCAGCGCTGTCAGCCCTTTACTGGTGGAAGTTTGACCACACGAGGATCTGGCCGGCAGCCACGTCTATCCTGATTGTAGCCTGTCCGTGTACATTACTCTTAGCCGCTTCTTTCACCAATGGTCACATTCTCCGCATTCTGAGCAGACATAAATTGTACCTGCGCAATGCGGGTGCCATTGAAAGGCTGGCGGGTATTACAGACATTGTATTTGATAAAACAGGTACGCTGACCGGCAACAAGGATATCCCTGTCACCTGGCATGGGCCTGCACTTTCAAGGGCACAGATTATGAGCATCGCTTCTGTAGCCGCTCAATCTACCCACCCACTCAGTAAACTGATCAGCGCTTTTTATCACAACATTCCAAGAGTACCTGTAAGCGGGTTCAAAACCACCACAGGTATGGGCGTAAGCGGATATATACAGGAAGATGCAATATTGCTGGGCAACGCCTCCTTTACAGGCACCCGCACTGCTGCTATGCACAACGATGGTAGCATTGTATACGTAGCTATCAACGAGCAGCCGCTGGGATATTTCCTGATCGGTAACCAATACCGTGAAGGCATTAGTACGCTGCTGCAAAGCCTGAGAACAAAGGGGTACAGCCTCTCCCTGCTCTCCGGCGATAATGACCGGGAAGCGGGCTATCTGAAATCATTGATGGGAGAAGACGCCACACTCCGCTTTACCCAACAACCACAAGACAAACTAAACTACATACTGGACCTGCAAACGAAGGGCAGACGTGTGCTGATGATCGGCGATGGTCTCAACGATGCAGGCGCACTGAAACAGAGTGATGTAGGTATATCATTAACCGAAGACAGCAACAACTTTACACCCGCGAGTGATGGGATCTTAGAAGCAGGACAACTGACGAGATTACCAAAGTTTATCAGGATCTGTATAGCGAACAAACGGATCATTGTCATCAGCTTTGTAATTTCACTGATCTATAACGTGATCGGGTTGTCATTTGCAGTGCAGGGTATTTTATCTCCGCTTACAGCGGCGATTCTGATGCCGGCCAATTCTATCAGCATGATATTACTCTCATATGGCCTGAGCGAATGGGCCGACAGACGCTAA
- the ccoS gene encoding cbb3-type cytochrome oxidase assembly protein CcoS, giving the protein MSVIILLLGASLLVAICFLAAFIWSVRSGQFEDHFSPAHRILFEHKPTEHASGSTPPAPSCNNNSTATPPNCKQ; this is encoded by the coding sequence ATGAGCGTGATCATTTTATTACTAGGAGCCAGTCTACTGGTAGCGATATGTTTCCTGGCGGCCTTTATTTGGTCGGTAAGAAGCGGACAGTTTGAAGATCATTTCTCGCCGGCCCATCGAATTCTTTTTGAGCACAAGCCAACCGAACACGCCAGCGGATCTACACCACCAGCACCATCTTGTAACAACAACAGCACTGCCACTCCACCTAATTGTAAGCAATAA